From a single Sorghum bicolor cultivar BTx623 chromosome 5, Sorghum_bicolor_NCBIv3, whole genome shotgun sequence genomic region:
- the LOC8083053 gene encoding actin cytoskeleton-regulatory complex protein PAN1: MAGAKADVDAETGDGGGAGGGSSGGSFSEQRLIDKLNRLNNSATSIQTLSQWCIFHRKRAKRVVDTWEKQFTIAREDKKISFLYLSNDILQNSKRKGADYVDEFWRVLPRSLKHVYEKGGEEGKKQVARLILIWDDRKVFGSRIESMKNDILGDDPPILVNNGNSLNPSSNPTSNSKAARKDSGTIVKKLVVGGMPEKIVSAYQSVLDRHFDEDTALNKCKTTVGLLERIDKDINDASINGNQPASSLISDLQEQEMTLKQCIEQLESVDMARVSLINQLKEALSEQESKSVVLRGQLQVAQAEAQRVIQLREQLGRALVTSVTQSTSSQLMITPPEQTSAIMQGSGVRSTPLQSQPLNPATSLPPTVSAVGDESKRTAAAMADKLASLSAPVQVLTSILSSFAAEQAASINGGSPSGEFSGGPPGFQVDKRPRLEKTGQAADMGAPPFFGQAPQVQQQIGAVPTSLGGTHPPTPGPFPPPPPPLPSLLSPLMQPFGQNTGGMIGMGGPFGMMAGSMPPPPPLTNILPSGFPGPSGPPPPPPLPPAQSQAQQQQQSPQAPQQSPTSAGFFQSSGMGFFPPVQLQQSPSAQRQ; the protein is encoded by the exons ATGGCGGGCGCGAAGGCGGATGTAGACGCGGAAACGGGAGACGGCGGCGGGGCTGGAGGTGGCAGCAGCGGCGGCTCCTTCAGCGAGCAGAGGCTGATTGATAAGCTCAACAGGCTCAACAACTCAGCCACTAGCATTCAAA CCCTTTCACAATGGTGCATTTTTCACCGCAAGAGGGCCAAAAGGGTTGTAGACACATGGGAAAAGCAGTTTACTATTGCAAGGGAGGATAAGAAAATTTCGTTCCTATATCTATCAAATGATATCCTGCAAAACAGCAAACGTAAGGGAGCAGACTATGTGGATGAATTCTGGAGGGTTTTACCTAGATCACTGAAGCATGTCTATGAGAAAGGCGGAGAAGAAGGGAAGAAGCAGGTGGCGAGATTG ATATTAATCTGGGATGATCGTAAAGTTTTTGGGAGCCGTATTGAAAGTATGAAAAATGACATTCTTGGTGACGACCCTCCCATATTGGTTAACAATGGGAATAGTTTAAATCCTAGCTCTAATCCCACTTCAAATTCCAAAGCTGCACGGAAGGATTCCGGTACAATAGTAAAA AAACTCGTTGTTGGCGGGATGCCTGAAAAAATTGTGTCTGCATATCAATCAGTGCTTGATCGCCATTTTGACGAAGACACAGCTTTAAATAAATGTAAGACTACTGTGGGGCTTTTGGAGAGGATAGATAAAGATATTAACGATGCTAGCATCAACG GTAATCAGCCAGCATCGTCATTGATCTCTGACCTGCAAGAACAGGAAATGACCCTAAAACAGTGCATTGAACAACTCGAAAGTGTAGATATGGCAAGGGTATCCCTGATCAATCAATTGAAAGAAGCTCTCAGCGAACAG GAGTCGAAGTCAGTAGTTCTTCGCGGTCAATTGCAA GTTGCTCAAGCAGAGGCTCAACGTGTCATCCAACTTAGAGAACAACTGGGCCGTGCCCTTGTCACGAGCGTTACACAATCAACTTCTAGTCAACTCATGATTACTCCACCAGAGCAAACTTCGGCTATAATGCAGGGTTCAGGAGTAAGATCGACACCTCTCCAGTCACAGCCACTGAATCCTGCAACTTCACTTCCCCCTACAGTCAGTGCAGTGGGTGATGAGTCCAAGAGAACGGCAGCAGCTATGGCAGATAAGCTTGCGTCTTTGTCAGCACCTGTGCAGGTGCTGACCTCCATTCTCTCATCTTTTGCTGCTGAGCAAGCTGCTTCCATAAATGGCGGATCGCCTTCTGGAGAATTCTCTGGAGGACCACCAGGTTTCCAGGTTGATAAGAGGCCTAGGCTTGAGAAAACAGGGCAGGCTGCTGACATGGGTGCTCCTCCCTTTTTTGGACAAGCACCACAGGTGCAACAACAGATTGGAGCAGTGCCTACTTCTCTTGGAGGCACACATCCACCAACTCCAGGCCCATTCCCACCCCCTCCACCACCATTGCCATCTCTATTGTCACCGCTCATGCAACCGTTTGGTCAAAATACTGGAGGAATGATTGGAATGGGAGGACCTTTTGGGATGATGGCTGGCTCTATGCCACCTCCGCCGCCATTGACAAACATTTTGCCATCAGGTTTTCCAGGACCAAGTggaccacctcctccacctccaCTTCCACCAGCTCAGAGCCAGgcccaacagcagcagcagtctCCTCAGGCGCCACAGCAATCACCAACATCAGCTGGATTCTTTCAATCATCAGGCATGGGGTTCTTTCCGCCTGTGCAGCTGCAGCAATCTCCGTCTGCCCAACGACAGTGA
- the LOC110435351 gene encoding uncharacterized protein LOC110435351 isoform X1: protein MAVPASASACVRAGPPPSRRACTSTTGGTGTAAFSLICRKRLPPPTRQPIHLQLQGRASSDLRCRRRLLTARGERPAPDEDEEEAAGAGGGSFDAAVALFNRGEYHACHDVVEELWYGAEDPARTLLHGVLQCAVGFHHLFNQNHRGAMMELGEGLCKLRKLQLDSDGDSGGGGPFSRFRDEVAAVLQFLYRTQKELAACTDEMCLTMDGSASSYQLLGNFAAGQQLYRLELEAEEDGACSSILFSAPNNNKGDGASQGAQAHHPQRVKLPTLRATEQHLAALQCTYEYT, encoded by the exons ATGGCGGTGCcggcctccgcctccgcgtGCGTGCGCGCCGGCCCGCCGCCGTCACGCCGCGCGTGTACCAGTACCACTGGCGGCACGGGGACCGCGGCGTTCTCGCTGATCTGCCGCAAGAGACTACCGCCGCCGACACGGCAGCCGATCCACCTCCAGCTCCAGGGCCGTGCCAGCTCCGACCTCCGCTGCCGCCGGCGTCTCCTCACGGCGCGAGGCGAGCGCCCGGCCCcggatgaggacgaggaggaggcggcgggtgCAGGCGGTGGTTCGTTCGACGCGGCGGTGGCGCTGTTCAACCGCGGGGAGTACCACGCGTGCCACGACGTGGTGGAGGAGCTGTGGTACGGCGCCGAGGACCCCGCGCGGACGCTCCTCCACGGCGTCCTCCAGTGCGCCGTCGGCTTCCACCACCTCTTCAACCAG AACCACCGCGGCGCGATGATGGAGCTCGGCGAGGGCCTCTGCAAGCTCCGCAAGCTGCAGCTAGACAGCGACGgcgacagcggcggcggcggcccttTCTCCCGGTTCCGGGACGAGGTCGCCGCCGTGCTGCAGTTCCTCTACCGCACCCAGAAGGAGCTCGCCGCAT GCACCGACGAGATGTGCTTAACCATGGACGGCTCGGCGAGCTCGTACCAGCTGCTGGGCAACTTCGCCGCCGGCCAGCAACTCTACCGGCTGGAACTGGAAGCCGAGGAGGACGGAGCTTGTTCCAGCATACTGTTCTCTGCACCTAATAATAATAAAGGCGATGGCGCTTCACAAGGAGCTCAAGCTCATCACCCTCAGAGAGTGAAGCTTCCAACGCTGCGTGCTACGGAGCAACATCTTGCAGCGCTTCAATGTACATACGAATATACGTAG
- the LOC110435351 gene encoding uncharacterized protein LOC110435351 isoform X2, with amino-acid sequence MAVPASASACVRAGPPPSRRACTSTTGGTGTAAFSLICRKRLPPPTRQPIHLQLQGRASSDLRCRRRLLTARGERPAPDEDEEEAAGAGGGSFDAAVALFNRGEYHACHDVVEELWYGAEDPARTLLHGVLQCAVGFHHLFNQNHRGAMMELGEGLCKLRKLQLDSDGDSGGGGPFSRFRDEVAAVLQFLYRTQKELAACTHRRDVLNHGRLGELVPAAGQLRRRPATLPAGTGSRGGRSLFQHTVLCT; translated from the exons ATGGCGGTGCcggcctccgcctccgcgtGCGTGCGCGCCGGCCCGCCGCCGTCACGCCGCGCGTGTACCAGTACCACTGGCGGCACGGGGACCGCGGCGTTCTCGCTGATCTGCCGCAAGAGACTACCGCCGCCGACACGGCAGCCGATCCACCTCCAGCTCCAGGGCCGTGCCAGCTCCGACCTCCGCTGCCGCCGGCGTCTCCTCACGGCGCGAGGCGAGCGCCCGGCCCcggatgaggacgaggaggaggcggcgggtgCAGGCGGTGGTTCGTTCGACGCGGCGGTGGCGCTGTTCAACCGCGGGGAGTACCACGCGTGCCACGACGTGGTGGAGGAGCTGTGGTACGGCGCCGAGGACCCCGCGCGGACGCTCCTCCACGGCGTCCTCCAGTGCGCCGTCGGCTTCCACCACCTCTTCAACCAG AACCACCGCGGCGCGATGATGGAGCTCGGCGAGGGCCTCTGCAAGCTCCGCAAGCTGCAGCTAGACAGCGACGgcgacagcggcggcggcggcccttTCTCCCGGTTCCGGGACGAGGTCGCCGCCGTGCTGCAGTTCCTCTACCGCACCCAGAAGGAGCTCGCCGCATGTAC GCACCGACGAGATGTGCTTAACCATGGACGGCTCGGCGAGCTCGTACCAGCTGCTGGGCAACTTCGCCGCCGGCCAGCAACTCTACCGGCTGGAACTGGAAGCCGAGGAGGACGGAGCTTGTTCCAGCATACTGTTCTCTGCACCTAA
- the LOC8083054 gene encoding non-structural maintenance of chromosomes element 1 homolog, translating to MAPLSWRHHTLLQALLTRGPLSDRDFRAVFAAVSGKKPATHQQLFNDTLLKLNKELAYLQFELRACMNQYDGVVYYGVVNNIVDDESKLGTKYSVPQVAYYKGLLEAFIQEAGNDGSITSIDALHVRLDNQVIILDGGSHDSQSRLPSCITDFKLSQKEKTIDELVWDRWLSYTSTGKIGLGIRSFLDLRGWFRANDIPLCVVCNEACIKATSCPNEGCNIRIHEYCLKKKFSQRKASRACPGCGTEWPRQEGEVDGDDDANEPGEDGTASANRSLRKRRKGVKAELVEDRSSRKRRKGVKAELVEDIHNAGPLTAAVPRRSRSMRRVKAEAVEATQEVLSAGPSKAARASKGRKK from the exons ATGGCGCCGCTATCGTGGCGGCACCACACCCTGCTGCAGGCGCTGCTCACGCGGGGCCCGCTCTCGGACCGCGACTTCCGCGCCGTCTTCGCCGCCGTCTCCGGCAAGAAACCCG CTACCCATCAGCAGCTGTTCAATGATACACTTCtcaagctcaacaaggagttagCATACCTGCAGTTTGAGTTGCGAGCATGCATGAACCAGTATGATGGAGTGGTGTACTATGGAGTAGTAAATAACATTGTCGATGACGAATCAAAGCTCGGAACAAAGTATTCTGTGCCACAAGTTGCATACTACAAAGGGCTG TTAGAAGCATTTATTCAGGAAGCTGGAAATGATGGGAGCATAACCAGTATTGATGCTCTCCATGTGCGGCTTGACAACCAG GTCATAATTTTAGATGGAGGTTCACATGACAGCCAATCTCGCCTTCCATCTTGCATTACGGACTTCAAACTGAGCCAGAAAGAGAAAACTATTGATGAACTGGTATGGGATCGATGGCTATCATACACCTCCACAGGCAAGATTGGTCTAGGCATCAGATCATTTCTTGATCTTCGAGGCTGGTTCCGTGCGAATGATATCCCATTGTGCGTTGTCTGCAATGAAGCTTGTATCAAG GCTACAAGTTGCCCTAATGAGGGATGCAACATAAGAATTCATGAGTACTGTTTGAAGAAGAAATTCTCCCAGCGAAAG GCTTCAAGAGCCTGTCCTGGCTGTGGCACTGAATGGCCCCGTCAGGAAGGCGAAGTCGATGGTGACGATGATGCAAACGAGCCTGGTGAAGATGGAACTGCATCAGCCAACCGTTCTTTGAGGAAGAGACGCAAGGGAGTGAAAGCTGAACTGGTGGAGGATCGTTCTTCGAGGAAGAGACGCAAGGGAGTGAAAGCTGAACTGGTGGAAGATATTCACAATGCAGGGCCATTAACGGCGGCGGTTCCTAGGAGGTCGAGGAGCATGAGAAGAGTGAAAGCCGAAGCAGTCGAAGCCACTCAAGAGGTGTTGTCTGCAGGGCCTTCCAAGGCGGCCAGAGCTTCCAAAGGAAGGAAGAAGTGA
- the LOC8069259 gene encoding NDR1/HIN1-like protein 13, with protein sequence MADRVHPAPPPPPPPALISSSSPPHQQQPHDQHAGAAGAVPPPPAPTTDTTPLQQHPSFARPAAPPPGTYIVQVPKDQVLRVPPPDRARRYKKLSSRPARRRALRRACCCAIAIVLLLVALAAAFVGAVYLIYRPRAPSFSVASLSIHGLNTTSLSSSLSPRLDAVVRADNARNKKVGIEYRGGGEVAVSYDSGGSGARLAAGAWPAFRQPPRNVTAFAVSMTGNGVRLTEDQAKRIATEQAAGAVPLQVEATLHVRLRFGGVLRTWTVDVRARCDVAVDRLDGDAVAVNRGCKVKVRPLWWWW encoded by the coding sequence ATGGCCGACCGCGTCCACCCGGCgcctcctccacctccaccaccgGCGCtgatctcctcctcctccccaccTCATCAGCAGCAGCCACACGACCAGCACGCCGGTGCCGCCGGCGCGGTgcccccgccgccggcgccgacgaCGGACACAACCCCACTACAGCAGCACCCGTCCTTCGCCCGCCCGGCGGCGCCCCCACCGGGGACCTACATCGTGCAAGTCCCCAAGGACCAGGTGCTCCGCGTCCCACCGCCAGACCGCGCGCGCCGGTACAAGAAGCTCTCCTCCCGCCCGGCGCGGCGCCGCGCGCTGCGCCGCGCCTGCTGCTGCGCCATCGCCATCGTCCTCCTGCTCGTCGCCCTCGCCGCCGCGTTCGTCGGCGCCGTCTACCTCATCTACCGCCCGCGCGCGCCGTCTTTCTCCGTCGCGTCCCTCTCCATCCACGGCCTCAACACCAcctccctctcctcctcccTGTCCCCGCGGCTCGACGCCGTCGTGCGCGCGGACAACGCGCGGAACAAGAAGGTCGGCATCGAGTACCGCGGCGGCGGGGAGGTCGCGGTGTCCTACGActccggcggcagcggcgcgaGGCTCGCGGCGGGCGCGTGGCCGGCGTTCCGGCAGCCGCCGAGGAACGTGACGGCGTTCGCGGTGTCCATGACGGGCAACGGCGTGCGGCTCACGGAGGACCAGGCGAAGCGGATCGCCACCGAGCAGGCCGCCGGCGCCGTGCCGCTGCAGGTGGAGGCCACGCTCCACGTCAGgctccggttcggcggcgtgctCCGGACATGGACCGTCGACGTCAGGGCAAGGTGTGATGTGGCTGTTGATAGGCTCGACGGCGACGCCGTCGCTGTTAATAGAGGGTGCAAGGTCAAGGTCAGGCCactctggtggtggtggtga